In Deinococcus sp. QL22, the following are encoded in one genomic region:
- a CDS encoding ATP-binding cassette domain-containing protein — MTAETAASAQAAAQAGTLIDLRGVRVVTGGRTLLDGVTLTLTRGEALRLAGPNGGGKTSLLRLLAGELAPTAGERLYHLNGQTQRHAVHARRTLSVVGPDAEAFYLTRDWEQTVQDVLLAGFEGDTLRLWEPTPEALARLAEVVALTEVEALLARDFRMLSHGQRRRVVLARALMPRPEALLLDEFTDGLSAGARHTLGRVLERVYAAGVATVLATHRPEEAPDLPWRTVRVEGGRVLDEDAPAVQAHNTSITLPIPPGSGDLIRLQNVTVYRNEHAALGPLDWTWQAGQHWLVTGENGSGKSTLARLIAGELSAALGGTVERPYLHALGKRDLLSTRRRTIGLIGAEVGIRQRRDWTGADILASAWDGTEGFAPMPTPAQAVAIRTLAARLHLQDLLPRTAETLSQGQLRRLLLARAVLHTPKLLILDEGLDFLDTVHRERFLDLLPELAAAGTHLMVIAHRESDAPGGMTHHLRLEGRLRV; from the coding sequence ATGACGGCAGAGACGGCGGCGAGCGCACAGGCAGCGGCACAGGCGGGAACCTTGATAGACCTGCGCGGCGTGCGGGTGGTGACGGGTGGGCGCACCCTGCTGGACGGCGTGACGCTGACGCTGACGCGGGGCGAGGCGTTGCGACTGGCGGGGCCGAATGGGGGCGGCAAAACGTCGCTGCTGCGGCTGTTGGCGGGCGAACTGGCTCCTACCGCAGGAGAACGGCTGTATCACCTGAATGGGCAGACCCAGCGCCATGCCGTCCACGCCCGCCGCACCCTGAGCGTGGTGGGGCCGGATGCCGAAGCCTTTTATCTGACCCGCGACTGGGAACAGACCGTGCAGGACGTGCTGCTGGCCGGGTTTGAGGGCGATACGCTGCGGCTGTGGGAACCCACGCCAGAAGCGTTGGCAAGATTGGCCGAAGTGGTGGCCCTGACTGAGGTAGAAGCCTTACTGGCACGGGATTTCCGGATGCTGAGTCACGGGCAGCGGCGGCGGGTGGTACTGGCCCGCGCCCTGATGCCCCGCCCCGAAGCCCTGCTGCTGGATGAATTTACAGATGGCCTGAGCGCGGGTGCACGCCACACGCTGGGACGCGTGCTGGAGCGGGTATATGCGGCGGGCGTGGCTACAGTCCTCGCCACCCACCGCCCAGAAGAAGCCCCCGATTTGCCGTGGCGCACCGTCAGAGTTGAGGGTGGCCGCGTGCTGGATGAAGATGCACCCGCAGTTCAGGCCCACAACACGTCCATCACTCTGCCCATTCCCCCCGGCAGCGGCGACTTGATCCGGCTGCAAAACGTGACCGTGTACCGCAACGAACACGCTGCACTGGGGCCACTGGACTGGACGTGGCAGGCGGGCCAACACTGGCTGGTGACGGGTGAAAATGGCAGCGGTAAAAGCACACTGGCGAGGCTGATCGCCGGAGAACTGAGCGCGGCGTTGGGGGGAACGGTAGAGCGGCCTTACCTGCACGCCCTCGGCAAACGCGACCTGCTCAGCACGCGCCGCCGCACCATCGGCCTGATCGGGGCAGAGGTGGGCATCCGCCAGCGCCGAGACTGGACAGGGGCCGACATATTGGCGAGCGCATGGGACGGCACCGAGGGCTTTGCACCCATGCCAACGCCCGCGCAGGCCGTGGCCATCCGAACCCTCGCCGCCCGCCTGCACCTGCAAGACCTGTTGCCCCGCACTGCCGAAACGCTGTCGCAGGGGCAGTTGCGTCGCCTGCTGCTGGCCCGCGCCGTGCTGCACACGCCCAAGCTCCTGATTCTGGATGAAGGGCTGGACTTTCTGGACACGGTACACCGGGAGCGATTTCTGGACTTGTTGCCTGAATTGGCTGCGGCTGGCACGCACCTGATGGTCATTGCCCACCGAGAAAGCGACGCGCCGGGGGGGATGACGCATCATTTGCGGTTGGAGGGGCGTCTAAGGGTCTAG
- the aroC gene encoding chorismate synthase, with protein MRYLTAGESHGPQLTAIIEGLPSQLPLGKADIDPWLRKRQGGYGRGRRMVIETDEAEILSGVRAGRTTGAPVTLVLANKDHRNWTEIMSPEPGGEPRKKALTDARPGHADLTGGIKYRHKDLRDVLERASARETAARVAVGSVALKLLAELGVQGANYVSSLAGIETKQGFSWDDLEAIEESDLRTPDADAAAQMRERIDQAKKDGDTLGGILEVRFRGLPVGLGSYVHWDRKLDGRIAQACLSLQAMKGVEIGPAFENARKPGSGVHDAVYYRDGTYARDTNGAGGLEAGMTNGEELVVRVAMKPIATLMKPLPTVNVVSHEASDAARERSDTTAVPAAGVILQTIIGWVIADAILEKFGGDTLPELQERVAAAHAFSRDY; from the coding sequence ATGAGGTATCTGACCGCCGGAGAGTCGCACGGGCCGCAATTGACGGCCATCATCGAGGGGTTGCCGTCGCAACTGCCGCTGGGCAAGGCCGACATAGACCCTTGGCTCCGCAAGCGGCAGGGCGGCTACGGGCGCGGGCGGCGCATGGTCATCGAAACCGACGAGGCCGAGATTCTGAGCGGCGTGCGGGCCGGAAGAACCACCGGTGCGCCCGTGACTTTGGTCCTTGCCAACAAAGATCACCGCAACTGGACAGAGATCATGTCGCCGGAACCGGGTGGAGAGCCGCGCAAGAAGGCCCTGACTGACGCCCGGCCCGGACACGCCGACCTGACCGGAGGCATCAAGTACCGCCACAAGGATTTGCGCGACGTGCTGGAACGGGCCTCGGCAAGGGAAACAGCGGCGCGGGTGGCGGTGGGTTCGGTGGCCCTCAAGCTGCTGGCAGAATTGGGCGTGCAGGGAGCGAATTATGTGTCCAGCCTTGCGGGAATAGAAACCAAACAGGGGTTTAGCTGGGACGATCTGGAGGCCATCGAGGAATCCGACCTGCGTACCCCCGATGCCGACGCCGCTGCCCAGATGCGCGAACGGATCGATCAGGCCAAGAAAGACGGCGACACCCTCGGCGGCATTCTGGAAGTGCGCTTCCGGGGGCTTCCAGTGGGCCTCGGCAGCTACGTGCATTGGGATCGCAAACTGGATGGCCGAATCGCGCAGGCCTGCCTGAGCCTGCAAGCCATGAAAGGCGTAGAAATCGGGCCAGCCTTTGAGAATGCCCGCAAGCCGGGCAGCGGTGTTCACGACGCGGTGTACTACCGGGACGGCACCTATGCCCGCGATACCAACGGCGCGGGCGGCCTGGAAGCGGGCATGACCAACGGCGAAGAACTGGTAGTCCGGGTCGCCATGAAACCGATTGCCACCCTGATGAAGCCGCTGCCCACCGTAAACGTGGTGTCTCACGAGGCCAGCGACGCGGCACGGGAACGCAGCGACACCACCGCCGTGCCTGCCGCCGGAGTGATCCTGCAGACCATCATCGGCTGGGTCATTGCCGACGCGATTCTGGAGAAGTTCGGCGGCGATACCCTGCCCGAATTGCAGGAGCGGGTCGCCGCCGCACACGCCTTTTCGCGGGATTACTAG
- a CDS encoding SPFH domain-containing protein codes for MGFTIFVVVLLLLVFVTLLSGIKSVPQGYEWTQERFGKFQRALKPGLNIIIPYIDRIGRRVNMMEQVMDVPSQEIITKDNALVTVDGVVFYQVLDSAKASYEVRNLEQATLNLTMTNIRTVMGSMDLDELLSNRDQINARLLMVVDEATEPWGVKVTRIEVKDIKPPADLVASMARQMKAEREKRANILDAEGFRQAAILKAEGEKQAEILNAEGRRQAAFLEAEARERSAQAEAEATRVVSDAIAGGSVQAVNYFIAQRYVDALKEIAIAPNQKTLILPIEATAVLGSLQGIAEIAKEAFGGTGKGRG; via the coding sequence ATGGGATTTACAATTTTTGTGGTGGTGCTGCTTTTACTCGTCTTCGTCACCTTGTTGTCTGGAATTAAAAGTGTGCCGCAGGGCTACGAGTGGACTCAGGAGCGCTTCGGCAAGTTCCAGCGTGCCCTGAAACCGGGCCTGAATATCATCATTCCGTATATAGACCGCATAGGCCGCCGCGTGAACATGATGGAACAGGTCATGGATGTGCCCAGTCAAGAGATCATTACCAAAGACAACGCCCTCGTAACGGTAGACGGCGTGGTGTTCTATCAAGTGTTGGACTCCGCGAAGGCCAGTTATGAGGTTCGCAACTTAGAGCAGGCCACACTCAATCTCACCATGACCAACATTCGTACCGTCATGGGCAGCATGGACTTGGACGAGCTGCTGTCTAACCGCGACCAGATCAATGCCCGCCTGCTGATGGTGGTAGACGAGGCCACTGAGCCGTGGGGAGTGAAAGTCACGCGAATCGAGGTCAAGGACATCAAGCCGCCCGCCGACTTGGTGGCAAGCATGGCCCGCCAGATGAAGGCTGAGCGCGAAAAGCGGGCCAATATTCTGGACGCCGAAGGCTTCCGGCAGGCCGCCATTCTGAAGGCCGAGGGCGAAAAACAGGCCGAAATTCTGAACGCCGAGGGTCGCCGTCAGGCTGCCTTCCTGGAAGCCGAAGCCCGCGAGCGTTCCGCGCAGGCCGAAGCCGAAGCCACCCGCGTGGTCAGTGACGCGATTGCGGGCGGCAGCGTGCAGGCCGTCAATTACTTCATTGCCCAGCGGTACGTGGACGCCCTGAAGGAAATCGCCATTGCTCCCAACCAAAAGACGCTGATCCTGCCCATCGAAGCCACCGCTGTACTGGGCAGCTTGCAGGGCATTGCCGAGATTGCCAAGGAAGCCTTTGGCGGCACGGGCAAGGGCCGAGGCTAG
- a CDS encoding NfeD family protein produces the protein MDWLPTLERVQPWHWWVLGAILLILEVAAPGVFFVWLGLAAFSLGLIVFVLPMPVVVQLLLFGGFSLAAVLVGRRYVGRLPVGGEEGDSLNLGAHRFTGRTVTVTAAIENGVGRVRVGDSDWRATGPDAPAGSRVRVVGADGSTVQVVPEALLEGVK, from the coding sequence ATGGACTGGCTGCCCACGCTGGAGCGGGTGCAACCCTGGCACTGGTGGGTGCTGGGGGCCATCCTGCTCATTCTGGAAGTCGCGGCCCCCGGCGTGTTTTTCGTGTGGCTGGGGCTGGCGGCCTTTAGCCTCGGACTGATCGTGTTTGTGCTGCCTATGCCTGTGGTGGTGCAACTGCTGCTGTTCGGGGGCTTTAGCTTGGCCGCCGTGCTGGTGGGGCGGCGCTATGTGGGCCGCTTGCCTGTGGGCGGCGAGGAAGGCGACAGCCTCAATCTGGGCGCACACCGCTTTACGGGCCGCACCGTGACCGTAACAGCCGCCATAGAAAACGGCGTGGGCCGTGTGCGGGTCGGAGACAGCGATTGGCGGGCCACCGGGCCGGACGCCCCTGCCGGAAGCCGCGTGCGCGTGGTGGGTGCAGATGGCAGCACCGTACAAGTCGTGCCCGAAGCCCTGCTGGAAGGCGTGAAATAG
- the rplM gene encoding 50S ribosomal protein L13 yields the protein MKTYTPKNDEQNWIVVDATGIPLGRLATLIASRIRGKHRPDFTPNMIQGDYVVVLNASQVALTGNKLDGKVYTRYSGYQGGLKTETAREAIAKHPERVIEHAVFGMLPKGRQGRQMHGHLKVYPGSAHPHAAQKPQTLEVR from the coding sequence GTGAAAACCTACACCCCCAAAAACGACGAGCAAAACTGGATCGTAGTCGACGCCACGGGCATTCCCCTGGGTCGCCTCGCCACCTTGATTGCCAGCCGCATTCGTGGCAAGCATCGCCCCGACTTCACGCCCAACATGATTCAGGGCGACTACGTAGTCGTGCTGAACGCTTCTCAAGTGGCCCTCACCGGCAACAAGTTGGACGGCAAGGTCTACACCCGTTACTCCGGCTACCAAGGTGGCCTGAAGACCGAAACGGCCCGTGAAGCCATCGCCAAGCACCCTGAGCGCGTCATCGAGCATGCCGTGTTCGGCATGTTGCCCAAGGGCCGTCAGGGCCGCCAGATGCACGGTCACCTGAAGGTGTACCCCGGTTCCGCCCACCCCCACGCCGCGCAAAAGCCCCAGACGCTTGAGGTCAGATAA
- the aroB gene encoding 3-dehydroquinate synthase → MQQIKVQPTEAVHLRQVEVGGNVPYAVEVGPGVLSRARVDARQIALIYDEAVPQIWIDRLSAALSPALLLTIPVPQGEACKTLEVLAGVLSQLAAANLPRDGAVVGLGGGAATDLAGFAAASYLRGVAFYTAPTTLLGMVDAAVGGKTGVNLPEGKNLVGAFHPPRAVWCDTDTLTTLPPAVFREGAAEAYKHGLISDPSLIERVLAPDFVPGSAPFTDTLADAIAVKAGVVTRDLTEQGERAYLNFGHTLAHALEAVTHHAVPHGDAVGYGMHYAALLSKAQGGEDLTEYTRAFLRWQQPAPLPTLTYDDVQPYMARDKKADAEGVRFVLLHSLAHPYLTRVSDAVLRGQFGVWQAEISTL, encoded by the coding sequence GTGCAGCAGATTAAGGTGCAGCCGACTGAAGCCGTTCATCTCCGGCAGGTTGAAGTGGGCGGAAACGTTCCTTACGCCGTAGAAGTCGGCCCCGGCGTTCTCTCCCGCGCCCGCGTGGACGCCCGTCAGATCGCCCTGATTTATGATGAAGCCGTGCCGCAAATCTGGATAGATAGGCTCTCGGCGGCGCTCTCGCCTGCGCTGCTGCTGACCATTCCTGTGCCGCAGGGCGAGGCCTGCAAAACGTTGGAGGTTCTGGCGGGCGTGCTGTCCCAACTGGCGGCGGCCAACCTGCCCCGCGACGGCGCGGTGGTGGGCCTGGGCGGCGGCGCGGCCACCGATCTGGCGGGCTTTGCGGCGGCCAGCTACCTGCGCGGCGTGGCCTTTTATACGGCCCCGACGACCTTGCTGGGCATGGTAGACGCGGCGGTGGGCGGCAAAACGGGCGTGAATCTGCCCGAAGGCAAGAATCTGGTGGGCGCATTCCACCCGCCCCGCGCCGTGTGGTGCGACACTGACACCCTGACCACCCTGCCGCCCGCCGTATTCCGAGAAGGGGCCGCTGAAGCCTACAAACACGGCCTGATTTCCGATCCCAGCCTGATTGAGCGGGTCTTAGCGCCTGACTTTGTGCCGGGGTCAGCCCCGTTTACCGACACCTTGGCCGACGCTATAGCCGTCAAAGCAGGCGTCGTCACCCGCGATCTGACCGAGCAGGGCGAACGCGCTTACCTGAATTTTGGGCACACGCTGGCGCACGCACTGGAAGCCGTGACCCATCACGCCGTGCCACACGGAGACGCGGTGGGCTACGGGATGCACTATGCGGCGCTGCTGTCGAAGGCACAGGGCGGCGAGGATTTGACGGAATACACCCGCGCCTTCTTGCGGTGGCAACAGCCCGCGCCCCTTCCCACTCTTACGTATGACGATGTACAGCCGTACATGGCCCGTGACAAGAAAGCCGACGCAGAAGGCGTGCGCTTCGTGCTGCTGCATAGCTTGGCTCACCCGTACCTGACCCGTGTATCGGACGCCGTGCTGCGGGGGCAGTTTGGGGTGTGGCAGGCGGAGATTTCGACACTCTGA
- the rpsI gene encoding 30S ribosomal protein S9 gives MAIQQVEQFYGTGRRKTAVARVFLRPGEGKIIVNGKEFQTYFRGLLRAVHALQAFRETGTAGRYDAVITVAGGGPTGQADAIKLGIARALLKVNPDFRAMMKPKGLLTRDPREVERKKYGLKKARRAPQFSKR, from the coding sequence ATGGCGATTCAACAAGTTGAGCAGTTTTATGGCACGGGCCGCCGCAAGACCGCCGTTGCCCGCGTGTTCCTCCGCCCCGGCGAAGGCAAGATCATCGTCAACGGCAAAGAGTTTCAGACCTACTTCCGTGGCCTGCTCCGCGCTGTTCACGCCCTCCAAGCTTTCCGCGAAACCGGAACGGCTGGCCGCTACGACGCCGTGATCACGGTAGCAGGCGGTGGCCCTACGGGTCAGGCCGACGCCATCAAGCTCGGCATTGCCCGCGCCCTGCTGAAGGTCAACCCTGACTTCCGCGCGATGATGAAGCCCAAGGGCCTCCTGACCCGCGATCCCCGCGAAGTCGAGCGCAAGAAGTACGGCCTCAAGAAGGCCCGCCGCGCTCCTCAGTTCAGCAAGCGCTGA
- a CDS encoding HAD hydrolase family protein, translating to MTRRPLTAVSTQPSSTPAPSAQPPATLPLLVAFDLDGTLIADGARDIPAATAEALARLKALGVQVAIITGRDLPPDAVRDAVQADAVATNNGGRVEIGGTLHQESRFGPGDLEAVLAHELDDARMILFTADCIYFDIPEGVQPEPWMLLRTHKPLSEAPHDDILKVGFYHLGVADFAGRLRQSHPHLVLTGAQPPYPHFLTVTPDGAHKGAALTLIAEALNVPLDRTIAFGDSDNDQAMLEVAGHAVQVGTLPLLAQHAHQQLPNHLALAEYLDKLAARIEKQ from the coding sequence GTGACTCGTCGCCCGCTCACCGCAGTTTCCACACAGCCTTCCTCGACACCGGCTCCCTCGGCACAGCCCCCCGCCACGCTGCCCCTGTTGGTGGCCTTCGATCTGGACGGCACGCTGATTGCCGATGGAGCGCGGGATATTCCGGCAGCGACGGCTGAGGCGTTGGCCCGCTTGAAGGCCCTGGGCGTGCAGGTGGCCATCATCACAGGCCGCGACCTGCCCCCCGACGCCGTGCGAGACGCTGTGCAGGCCGATGCCGTAGCCACCAACAATGGCGGACGCGTAGAAATCGGTGGCACGCTGCATCAGGAATCGCGCTTTGGGCCGGGCGATCTGGAGGCGGTGCTGGCGCATGAACTCGACGACGCCCGCATGATCTTGTTTACCGCCGACTGCATCTATTTCGATATTCCGGAGGGTGTGCAACCAGAGCCTTGGATGCTGCTCCGCACGCACAAACCGCTCTCGGAAGCCCCCCACGACGACATTTTGAAGGTGGGCTTTTACCATCTGGGCGTGGCCGATTTCGCGGGAAGGCTGCGCCAATCTCATCCCCATTTAGTCCTGACCGGAGCGCAGCCGCCCTATCCCCATTTTCTGACCGTGACGCCCGACGGGGCACATAAGGGCGCGGCCCTGACCCTGATCGCGGAGGCGCTGAACGTGCCGCTAGACCGCACGATTGCCTTCGGCGACAGCGACAACGATCAGGCGATGCTGGAAGTAGCCGGACACGCCGTGCAGGTAGGTACGCTGCCCCTGCTGGCCCAGCACGCGCATCAGCAATTGCCGAATCACTTGGCGCTGGCCGAGTATCTGGATAAGTTGGCGGCGAGAATAGAGAAGCAGTAA
- the aroQ gene encoding type II 3-dehydroquinate dehydratase has protein sequence MLLIINGPNLNRLGLREPGVYGLQTIEDLERQCETWGAELGEPVTCRQSNFEGQILEWVHEAQEQGFGGIVINPGALTHYSYALRDAISSQPLPVVEVHISNVDARKEFRHTSVTAAVCRGKISGLGFVGYRLAMEYLTELEG, from the coding sequence TTGCTGCTGATCATCAACGGCCCCAACCTGAACCGCCTCGGCCTGCGCGAACCGGGCGTGTACGGCCTGCAAACCATAGAAGACTTGGAGCGGCAATGCGAAACGTGGGGCGCGGAGTTGGGCGAACCCGTGACCTGCCGCCAGAGCAACTTTGAAGGCCAGATTCTGGAATGGGTGCATGAGGCGCAGGAGCAGGGATTTGGCGGCATCGTGATCAATCCGGGGGCGCTGACCCACTACAGCTACGCCCTGCGGGACGCGATTTCCAGCCAACCGTTGCCTGTCGTAGAAGTCCATATCAGCAACGTGGACGCCCGCAAGGAGTTCCGGCACACCTCGGTCACGGCGGCGGTATGCCGGGGCAAAATCAGCGGCTTGGGCTTCGTGGGCTACCGCCTGGCGATGGAATACCTGACGGAACTGGAAGGCTGA
- a CDS encoding shikimate kinase encodes MTVPPESVTPEYGPPGSESTPPELEPNTGPTRPAPSFSTGLIERPVSWVALAGFMGTGKSRVGWELSRALALHFVDTDKLITRVVGKTIPEVFEQEGEAYFRACEQEVVRRVSRLDHAVVSLGGGTFIHEENRRTLLERGPVVVLWATPETVYQRTKHSDRPLLATADPLSRIRTLMTEREPSYRQGTIHVHSDGRPSEEIVEEVIERLWDWADVNAAWGEEADGGEGERAAD; translated from the coding sequence ATGACTGTCCCGCCTGAATCTGTGACCCCTGAATATGGGCCACCCGGTTCAGAATCAACCCCGCCCGAGTTGGAGCCGAACACTGGCCCCACACGGCCTGCCCCCAGTTTCAGCACGGGCCTGATCGAGCGCCCCGTGAGTTGGGTGGCGTTGGCAGGCTTTATGGGCACGGGCAAAAGCCGCGTGGGGTGGGAACTGAGCCGCGCCCTTGCCCTGCATTTCGTAGACACCGACAAGCTGATTACGCGGGTGGTGGGCAAAACCATTCCCGAAGTGTTCGAGCAGGAGGGAGAAGCCTATTTCCGCGCCTGTGAACAGGAAGTGGTGCGGCGCGTGTCGCGGCTGGATCACGCGGTGGTGAGCCTCGGCGGGGGCACGTTTATACATGAGGAAAACCGCCGAACCCTGCTGGAACGCGGCCCGGTGGTGGTGTTGTGGGCCACGCCGGAAACCGTGTACCAGCGCACCAAACACAGTGACCGCCCGCTGCTGGCGACTGCCGATCCGTTGTCGCGCATTCGCACCCTGATGACCGAGCGTGAGCCGTCCTACCGTCAGGGCACCATTCACGTGCATAGCGACGGGCGGCCTTCCGAGGAAATCGTGGAAGAAGTGATCGAGCGATTGTGGGACTGGGCCGACGTGAACGCCGCGTGGGGCGAGGAAGCTGATGGTGGAGAGGGCGAACGTGCAGCAGATTAA
- a CDS encoding type II secretion system protein GspD: MNKRHALLLTAALGMAAAQTSTTTASPAAQTSLAPNAAPTIAPDPQLSKATITVNVGVYSGPLSSLLAALAKAAGYEVIFDANVDSLNTAANLAAAPAAGVATIPATPAAATAAGSTTARPLVLSFTDKPFNEVWPLLMDVYGLSYQTLPLGGKTLLRVGNTPPTVQRIYTARGTQADVLALLTAQYPTLRVSAVGQTGQLVLSGSQTQIDSALALLTQVDRPVISTVDTSPAMQRVYAVNGQQADVLALLTAQFPTLRVTGVGQTGQLVLSGQQSQLDAALALLAQVDRAPTPVPTAEISPTVQRVYTVKGQQADVSALLTAQFPTLKVTGVGKTGPLVLTGPQTQIEAALALLAQVDLTPPVAAQTTQRIFTIANGKAEEIKAVLENTLAASVSANSITQSVAGGSAGTGSIVTGVNVGGTPAAQPAATPTPATNPLGTLLGQTGSTAGSEQVSPATIIADKRTNTLIVRGTAQQVAQVAELIPTLDVRVPQINLQVRINEITETGLRTLGVGYKASLGGFNVSLTNGQLAASFDPLRAFTGFNLGATLDSLEQQGMTKRVYDGTVMMQSGQTNGSGSGGGTFRCGSPDDQSNIAAASLQSGGRLDINIPGSGGSAPVVRTIPYGVNMYFLDPSVNADGTVSVRLCGQVNQPRTAITNTLPSLLDFANSSAQTVVSFKNGETLLLSGLLGSNEVSTRKGLPYVSSIPVIGALLGGSENVTKDSTQLLVIVTGTVVK; encoded by the coding sequence AGGCCACCATAACCGTGAACGTGGGCGTGTACTCCGGGCCACTGTCCAGCCTGCTGGCCGCCCTTGCCAAAGCCGCCGGATACGAAGTCATCTTTGATGCCAACGTGGACAGCCTGAACACCGCCGCGAATCTGGCCGCCGCGCCCGCCGCTGGAGTGGCCACCATTCCCGCGACCCCGGCAGCAGCCACGGCGGCAGGCAGCACCACCGCCCGCCCATTGGTGTTGTCGTTTACCGACAAGCCCTTCAACGAAGTCTGGCCGCTGCTGATGGACGTGTACGGTCTGAGCTACCAAACCTTGCCTCTGGGCGGCAAAACCTTGCTCCGGGTCGGCAATACGCCCCCTACCGTGCAGCGCATTTACACGGCACGCGGCACACAGGCCGATGTGTTGGCGCTCCTGACGGCCCAGTACCCCACTTTGCGGGTCTCGGCAGTGGGTCAGACCGGACAACTGGTGCTCAGCGGTTCGCAAACCCAGATCGATTCGGCGCTGGCGTTGCTGACTCAGGTAGACCGCCCCGTCATCAGTACGGTAGACACCTCGCCCGCCATGCAGCGCGTGTACGCCGTAAACGGGCAGCAGGCTGACGTATTGGCGCTCCTGACGGCTCAGTTTCCCACCCTGCGGGTGACGGGCGTGGGCCAGACCGGGCAACTCGTACTCAGCGGGCAGCAAAGCCAACTGGACGCGGCTCTGGCTCTGCTGGCGCAAGTTGACCGCGCCCCGACCCCGGTGCCCACCGCCGAAATCAGCCCCACCGTGCAGCGTGTGTACACCGTCAAAGGGCAGCAGGCCGATGTCAGTGCCCTGCTCACGGCGCAGTTTCCCACCCTGAAGGTCACGGGCGTCGGCAAGACCGGCCCATTGGTGTTGACTGGCCCCCAAACGCAAATCGAGGCGGCGCTGGCCCTGCTGGCTCAGGTCGACCTTACCCCTCCGGTGGCCGCCCAGACTACCCAGCGCATCTTTACGATTGCCAATGGCAAGGCCGAAGAAATCAAGGCCGTGCTGGAGAACACCTTGGCCGCAAGCGTCAGTGCCAACAGCATCACCCAGAGCGTTGCCGGAGGCTCGGCGGGCACCGGCAGCATCGTGACTGGGGTGAATGTGGGGGGCACGCCTGCGGCCCAGCCAGCGGCGACTCCCACACCCGCGACCAACCCCCTCGGCACTCTGTTGGGACAGACGGGAAGCACCGCCGGTTCAGAGCAGGTCAGCCCGGCGACCATCATTGCCGACAAGCGCACCAACACCCTGATCGTGCGCGGTACGGCACAGCAGGTCGCTCAGGTGGCCGAACTGATTCCCACCCTCGATGTGCGCGTGCCCCAGATCAACCTTCAGGTACGCATCAACGAGATTACCGAAACGGGCCTGCGAACCCTCGGCGTGGGCTATAAGGCGTCGCTGGGCGGCTTCAACGTGTCGCTCACCAACGGGCAACTGGCCGCGTCCTTCGATCCTCTGCGGGCCTTTACGGGCTTTAACCTCGGCGCAACGCTGGACAGCCTGGAGCAGCAGGGCATGACCAAGCGCGTGTACGACGGCACTGTGATGATGCAGAGCGGTCAGACCAACGGCAGCGGCTCGGGCGGCGGTACCTTCCGCTGCGGCAGCCCCGACGACCAGAGCAACATCGCGGCGGCCTCGCTGCAATCGGGCGGACGCCTCGATATCAACATTCCCGGTTCGGGCGGCAGCGCCCCCGTGGTTCGCACCATCCCCTACGGCGTCAACATGTACTTCCTTGACCCCAGCGTGAATGCCGATGGAACGGTCAGCGTGCGCCTGTGCGGTCAGGTCAACCAACCCCGCACCGCCATTACCAACACGTTGCCCAGCCTGCTGGACTTTGCCAACAGCAGCGCCCAGACGGTGGTCAGCTTCAAGAACGGCGAAACCCTGCTGCTCAGCGGCCTGCTCGGTTCCAACGAAGTCTCGACCCGCAAGGGCCTCCCCTACGTCAGCAGCATTCCCGTCATCGGCGCACTCCTCGGTGGTAGCGAGAACGTGACCAAAGACAGCACCCAGCTCTTGGTCATCGTGACCGGAACCGTCGTCAAGTAA